Proteins from a genomic interval of Zingiber officinale cultivar Zhangliang chromosome 1B, Zo_v1.1, whole genome shotgun sequence:
- the LOC121989451 gene encoding histone-lysine N-methyltransferase 2D-like, whose amino-acid sequence MATAVLRSQDCLRNQRHLDAFGPSPPMPVKHRRKKPPRSSPSSSPPSFYPVLPPKSCRRGSAPPARSPPPQAVKSGQSGNAPLDPRRSTPLRTDGRVLEGEPRPRKPLVMQEVRILKRGEDPRLAVFPTFDLRSEVDSSILCSTDRLGPEPQVLPKKVFLADMPFPYAGPAYSAASPAPSSLPIPCFLKKDDADAANNDLASRILKELVCVC is encoded by the coding sequence ATGGCCACGGCGGTGCTCCGATCTCAGGATTGCCTGAGAAATCAACGCCACCTCGACGCCTTCGGCCCCTCCCCACCGATGCCGGTGAAACACCGCCGCAAGAAACCCCCCcggtcttctccttcttcttctcccccATCTTTCTACCCTGTTCTTCCTCCAAAATCTTGTCGGCGCGGATCTGCACCTCCTGCTCGGTCTCCGCCCCCTCAGGCGGTGAAATCCGGCCAATCCGGGAACGCGCCTCTTGACCCACGCAGATCGACGCCTCTTCGCACGGATGGGCGGGTCCTCGAGGGCGAGCCGCGTCCACGAAAGCCTCTCGTGATGCAGGAGGTGCGGATCTTGAAACGAGGAGAGGATCCGAGGCTGGCCGTTTTTCCTACCTTTGATCTGAGGTCGGAGGTTGATAGTTCGATCCTTTGCTCTACAGATCGGTTAGGACCGGAACCGCAGGTCCTTCCAAAGAAGGTTTTCCTCGCCGATATGCCGTTTCCGTACGCGGGGCCGGCCTACTCCGCTGCATCCCCCGCTCCTAGTTCACTCCCCATTCCCTGTTTCTTGAAAAAAGATGACGCCGACGCAGCCAACAACGATCTTGCTTCAAGGATCCTTAAGGAGCTCGTTTGTGTGTGCTAA
- the LOC122044545 gene encoding uncharacterized protein LOC122044545 codes for MNEECSNYMSSDKQYVKELKVLPVEHRGEVFEVEYLRRPNATDIQHLLEMHEQRHVSLACWAVLTVCIDNGKIAPSLGKIWHAFFGIAGSGNDINVLNESSLFNDVLQGNAPEDPKRKIFKEWQEAARKDVDRAFGVFQSRWAMIRGPGRFWYQDNLKNIIYTCIILHNMIIENDGDAVIYWSDDKGDPQSQIFQGSTQEFQAYIRRNYELRDNQLHY; via the exons ATGAACGAAGAATGCTCCAACTATATGAGCAGCGACAAACAGTACGTCAAAGAGCTCAAAGTTCTTCCGGTAGAACACAGAGGAGAAG TGTTCGAGGTCGAATATTTAAGAAGACCTAATGCTACTGATATCCAACACTTGCTTGAAATGCATGAGCAGAGACATGTTTCCCTGGCATGTTGGGCAGTCTTGACTGTATGCATTGACAATGGAAAAATTGCTCCGTCGCTTGGAAAG ATATGGCATGCCTTTTTTGGGATTGCAGGGTCAGGTAATGATATCAATGTACTTAACGAATCGTCGTTATTCAACGACGTCTTACAAGGGAATGCACCCGAG GATcctaagagaaaaatatttaaggaatGGCAGGAGGCCGCGAGAAAAGATGTCGATAGGGCATTTGGGGTGTTCCAATCACGATGGGCAATGATAAGAGGTCCAGGACGATTTTGGTACCAGGATAATTTGAAGAACATCATATATACCTGTATTATTTTGCACAACATGATTATTGAGAATGATGGAGATGCAGTAATCTATTGGTCGGACGATAAAGGAGATCCTCAATCACAAATATTTCAAGGCTCTACTCAAGAATTCCAAGCATACATCCGTAGAAATTACGAGCTACGTGATAATCAACTACATTATTAA
- the LOC121989458 gene encoding NADP-dependent glyceraldehyde-3-phosphate dehydrogenase-like produces the protein MAQLASRVAWPSSSLYKRPYRHSLPSPAPPPTLLLPPPSPLKQKQLLLVVCAALQWTAPVSVEVEKRALEAVIVKESIMAGTGVFTDIVDEDQVFKYYADGEWKKSASGKAVSIVNPTTRKTQYKVQACTQEEVNKVMEVAKAAQKQWARTPLWKRAELLHKAAAILKEHKDPIAECLVKEIAKPAKDAVTEVVRSGDLVSYTAEEGVRILAEGKLLLSDSFPGNERSKYCLSSKIPLGVVLAIPPFNYPVNLAVSKIAPALIAGNSLVLKPPTQGAVAALHMVHCFHLAGFPEGLISCITGKGSEIGDFLTMHPGVNCISFTGGDTGIAISKKAGMIPLQMELGGKDACIVLDDADLELVASNIVKGGYSYSGQRCTAVKVVLVMESVADAIVEKVKAKMAKLSVGPPEENCDITPVVSESSANFIEGLVLDAKEKGATFCQEYKREGNLIWPLLLDHVRPDMRIAWEEPFGPVLPVIRVSSVEEAIHHCNASNFGLQGCVFTKDINKAIMISDAMESGTIQINSAPARGPDHFPFQGLKDSGIGSQGITNSINMMTKIKSTVINLPSPSYTMG, from the exons ATGGCCCAGCTCGCTTCCAGGGTTGCGTGGCCCTCGTCGTCCCTCTATAAACGTCCCTACCGCCACTCACTTCCCTCCCCTGCCCCTCCtcctactcttcttcttcctcctccttctcctctcaagCAGAAGCAGCTTCTCCTCGTCGTCTGCGCAGCGCTGCAGTGGACGGCGCCGGTGTCTGTGGAAGTCGAGAAGAGGGCGCTCGAGGCGGTGATCGTGAAGGAGTCGATCATGGCAGGGACTGGCGTGTTCACCGACATCGTCGACGAGGACCAGGTGTTCAAGTACTACGCCGACGGGGAGTGGAAGAAATCCGCCTCTGGGAAAGCCGTCTCTATCGTCAATCCCACCACCCGGAAAACTCAGTACAAGGTCCAAG CATGCACACAGGAAGAGGTGAACAAGGTGATGGAGGTGGCAAAGGCAGCGCAGAAACAGTGGGCGCGGACGCCGCTGTGGAAGCGGGCAGAGCTCCTCCACAAAGCGGCGGCGATCCTCAAAGAGCACAAGGACCCGATAGCTGAGTGCCTCGTCAAGGAGATTGCCAAGCCCGCAAAGGATGCTGTCACTGAA GTGGTGAGATCCGGTGATTTAGTATCGTACACTGCCGAGGAAGGAGTCAGGATACTTGCAGAGGGCAAGCTCTTGCTCTCAGATAGCTTCCCTGGTAATGAGCGCAGCAAGTACTGCCTCAGTTCCAAG ATCCCTCTTGGGGTTGTATTGGCCATCCCTCCTTTCAACTATCCTGTAAACTTGGCGGTCTCCAAGATTGCTCCTGCACTAATCGCCGGCAACTCCTTGGTACTCAAGCCCCCTACTCAG GGCGCTGTGGCTGCTCTTCACATGGTGCactgctttcaccttgctggttTCCCGGAGGGCCTCATCAGCTGTATCACCGGCAAAGGTTCAGAAATCGGTGATTTCCTAACAATGCACCCTGGAGTAAATTGCATCAG CTTCACAGGAGGCGATACCGGCATTGCCATCTCAAAGAAAGCCGGAATGATCCCTCTGCAAATGGAGCTCGGTGGGAAGGACGCGTGCATTGTGCTCGACGATGCTGATCTTGAATTGGTTGCTTCAAACATTGTCAAAGGAGGCTACTCTTACAG TGGACAAAGATGCACGGCCGTTAAGGTTGTTCTGGTCATGGAATCAGTAGCCGATGCCATCGTCGAGAAGGTGAAAGCTAAAATGGCAAAGCTGAGTGTCGGTCCGCCGGAGGAAAACTGTGACATCACTCCTGTGGTATCGGAATCATCTGCAAACTTCATAGAAGGTCTGGTTCTGGATGCCAAGGAGAAAGGAGCCACCTTCTGCCAGGAATACAAGAGGGAGGGCAATCTCATCTGGCCGTTGCTGTTGGATCATGTCCGGCCGGACATGAGGATTGCCTGGGAGGAGCCCTTCGGACCCGTCTTGCCGGTGATCAGGGTCAGCTCCGTCGAAGAAGCTATCCACCACTGCAACGCCAGCAACTTTGGCCTCCAG GGATGTGTCTTCACAAAAGATATCAATAAGGCGATAATGATCAGCGATGCAATGGAATCAGGAACCATTCAGATAAATTCAGCGCCGGCTCGAGGGCCTGATCATTTCCCCTTCCAG GGTCTGAAAGACAGTGGCATTGGCTCGCAAGGGATAACCAACAGCATCAATATGATGACGAAGATCAAAAGCACCGTGATCAACCTACCATCTCCATCTTACACTATGGGTTGA
- the LOC122044561 gene encoding putative disease resistance RPP13-like protein 3 — translation MAYTAVNLVLGKLGELAASEVSGLLNVDTEVKSLTETLALIQSFLRDADQKPRYEQSHSSQEWMRQIRNLAFEMEDLVDDYATRLGRASDDGGRKNRLRRIAAFPSRIRTRHRLASHLQDIHARFQDVCKQASQLGIQGSSSLPTSSSSSSSAANATLARRFELEEDIVGFDEDMKDIKRRLFDISLTARVVLSVVGPGGLGKTTLANKIYKSADVKNYFHCKAWVFVSQKYEVKELLCSIVKQVFDFKDGQEKGMEELEMKEKLSEQLRDRRYLVVMDDIWEVAAWNAIKAAFPKESAGSRVLLTTRKMNVANVADVPPHELKFWNAEESWNLFCRKAFRTTSCPPEFERFKKDIFRKSKGLPLAIVVLGGLLRGTSQASDWRKKLEYISYEFREGEDQIQRILALSYHDLPHHLKPCFLYFAAFPEDYIISSDRITRLWIAEGFIQTKDKVDQTMEDLAEAYLNDLTDRSMLQMERKDQNYTQDVWIHDLLLDLARHEARELNFFRSIDDIGDDPRALRRLSVNDHISLNCSTTKLRSLVIYPNEGFQRTLAVTIPGAKFLRVLDLQELPIEHFPKEIGDLILLRYLNLRKSKLKELPSSIGNLIHLQTFDIQFTKIQHLPDAFWKIRTLRHVFLNKENTSMPKATYCSEDIQTLANISSGPWVCDGVLEQLRNLRRLLLKNMSSSDVDALANAVRNLS, via the exons ATGGCATACACGGCGGTGAACTTGGTGCTGGGGAAGCTGGGCGAGCTTGCTGCCAGCGAGGTCTCAGGCCTCCTCAACGTGGACACAGAGGTCAAGTCGTTGACGGAAACACTGGCATTGATTCAATCCTTTCTCAGGGATGCCGATCAGAAGCCCAGATACGAGCAAAGCCACTCTTCGCAGGAGTGGATGAGGCAGATCCGGAACTTGGCGTTCGAGATGGAGGACCTGGTAGACGACTACGCGACCCGGCTAGGCCGCGCTTCAGACGACGGCGGCCGTAAGAACCGTCTCCGACGCATCGCCGCCTTCCCCTCCAGGATCCGCACTCGCCATCGGCTCGCGAGCCACCTGCAAGACATCCATGCCAGATTTCAAGATGTATGCAAACAAGCGTCGCAACTTGGCATCCAAGGCTCGTCCTCCTtgcccacctcctcctcctcatcttcctCTGCAGCCAACGCAACGCTTGCTCGAAG ATTTGAACTAGAAGAAGACATAGTCGGTTTTGATGAGGATATGAAAGACATCAAAAGGCGACTGTTTGACATTAGTTTAACAGCTCGCGTTGTCCTTTCGGTTGTTGGTCCTGGTGGTTTGGGCAAAACAACGCTGGCAAATAAGATCTACAAGAGTGCAGATGTCAAAAACTATTTCCACTGCAAGGCATGGGTATTCGTGTCACAGAAGTATGAGGTTAAAGAACTCTTGTGCAGCATTGTGAAGCAAGTGTTCGACTTCAAGGATGGGCAAGAAAAAGGTATGGAAGAACTAGAGATGAAGGAAAAGTTGTCGGAGCAGTTGCGCGACAGAAGGTATCTAGTCGTGATGGATGATATTTGGGAGGTGGCAGCTTGGAACGCCATTAAAGCAGCTTTCCCAAAAGAATCGGCAGGATCCAGAGTGTTGCTGACCACACGCAAGATGAATGTTGCAAACGTTGCAGATGTTCCTCCACACGAGCTGAAATTTTGGAATGCCGAAGAGAGCTGGAATTTGTTCTGCAGGAAAGCTTTCCGCACAACATCCTGCCCACCTGAGTTTGAGCGATTCAAGAAAGATATCTTCAGAAAATCTAAAGGACTGCCTCTTGCCATTGTGGTACTCGGAGGACTTTTGAGAGGTACAAGTCAAGCTAGTGACTGGAGGAAAAAGCTGGAATATATTTCTTATGAATTCAGAGAAGGagaagaccaaatccaaagaatATTAGCTCTCAGTTACCATGATCTCCCGCATCATTTGAAGCCTTGCTTCCTCTATTTTGCAGCCTTTCCCGAGGACTATATCATTAGTTCTGACAGGATAACACGTTTATGGATCGCTGAGGGTTTCATACAAACGAAGGACAAAGTGGATCAAACCATGGAGGACCTCGCGGAGGCATATTTGAATGATTTGACCGACAGGTCCATGTTACAAATGGAAAGAAAGGATCAGAATTATACACAGGATGTTTGGATTCATGATCTTCTTCTTGATCTAGCACGTCATGAAGCTCGTGAGCTAAACTTCTTCCGGTCCATTGATGACATAGGTGACGATCCAAGAGCTTTACGGCGTCTCAGTGTCAACGACCATATCTCATTGAACTGTTCTACAACTAAACTACGGTCACTCGTAATTTATCCGAATGAAGGTTTTCAGAGAACGCTGGCAGTTACCATCCCTGGAGCGAAGTTCCTCAGGGTTTTGGATTTGCAGGAACTACCCATTGAACACTTTCCAAAGGAGATTGGGGATTTGATCCTGTTAAGGTATCTAAATTTGAGGAAGTCAAAATTGAAGGAGTTGCCTTCGTCTATTGGAAATCTCATCCACTTGCAGACTTTCGATATACAATTTACTAAGATTCAACATTTGCCGGATGCATTTTGGAAAATCCGAACATTGAGACATGTATTCCTCAATAAAGAAAATACAAGCATGCCTAAAGCAACATACTGCTCGGAAGACATTCAGACACTTGCGAATATTTCAAGTGGTCCATGGGTATGTGATGGTGTACTGGAGCAGCTGAGAAATCTTCGAAGATTGCTATTGAAAAACATGTCAAGCTCTGATGTGGATGCTTTAGCCAATGCCGTCCGGAATCTCTCCTGA